A region from the Onychostoma macrolepis isolate SWU-2019 chromosome 18, ASM1243209v1, whole genome shotgun sequence genome encodes:
- the rassf9 gene encoding ras association domain-containing protein 9 isoform X1, translating to MEFRMFHCLTIHELGGRMYVTGCCWSPLIFPQDKHRSKPVEETPGKELQVLVCREEKVVCGVTKHTTCADVVKALLEDHQTLPESKRLLHGEPKDFCILERWKGFERALPPLTRILRLWNAWGDERPFIQFVLMKISDFVPSSKGAKRGSKSRGVRSKRWEQGPAQYAKAVSAEKQKRMVKKAFRKLEKIQKSETSEGSGEISKLVQLIISQDQTIRQQIHQMREIDLEIEHAEEQLSNSPTPRSSITESDGGQSLSQFDNQLQEYLYTSDGLEQLELHVCRHQELIDQLSQDIDLELRNWTSDLDDLKGAAAASPELELEPNLSLSSSDLLELETLRSELESNMRAGLSLHAQTQEIEKEIQRNKTAMQSQNQEYQHLVAQLNALELGACPDQPSPLSLKTQIRATVSQQTAGKVRLTCSPTDATDTDSDTGISSTHSQDSLSPCVDRSPPLDTDV from the exons ATGGAATTCAGAATGTTCCATTGCCTCACAATACATGAACTTGGTGGCAGGATGTATGTAACAGGATGCTGCTGGTCACCATTGATTTTCCCACAAGACAAACACAG GTCTAAGCCTGTGGAGGAAACACCAGGCAAGGAACTCCAGGTGCTTGTATGTCGAGAAGAAAAAGTAGTCTGTGGCGTTACCAAGCACACAACCTGCGCAGATGTAGTCAAGGCTTTATTGGAGGACCACCAGACTTTACCAGAGAGTAAAAGGCTACTACATGGGGAACCTAAAGACTTCTGCATCCTGGAACGGTGGAAGGGCTTTGAGAGAGCACTGCCACCTCTCACTCGAATTCTTCGGCTATGGAATGCTTGGGGCGATGAGAGACCTTTCATACAGTTTGTCCTCATGAAGATCAGTGATTTTGTGCCATCATCCAAAGGAGCCAAAAGAGGCTCGAAGTCTCGGGGAGTGAGGTCTAAAAGATGGGAGCAAGGACCTGCACAGTACGCCAAGGCTGTATCTGCGGAGAAGCAGAAGCGCATGGTGAAGAAGGCCTTCCGCAAATTGGAGAAGATCCAGAAATCAGAGACATCAGAGGGATCAGGAGAGATCAGTAAGCTAGTGCAGTTGATCATCTCACAGGATCAGACCATCCGGCAGCAGATTCACCAAATGCGGGAGATAGACTTGGAGATTGAACATGCAGAGGAACAGCTGAGCAACAGCCCCACACCTCGCTCCAGCATCACAGAAAGTGATGGTGGCCAGTCGTTGTCCCAATTTGACAACCAGCTTCAGGAGTACCTGTACACCAGTGATGGACTCGAGCAACTAGAACTACATGTTTGCAGGCACCAAGAACTCATTGATCAGCTCTCTCAAGATATTGACCTGGAGCTGAGGAACTGGACTTCAGATTTAGACGACTTGAAAGGAGCAGCAGCTGCAAGTCCAGAACTAGAGCTGGAACCTAACCTCTCACTGTCCTCCTCAGATCTCTTAGAGCTGGAAACTTTACGCAGTGAACTTGAGTCAAACATGAGAGCTGGGCTTTCCCTCCATGCCCAAACGCAGGAAATTGAGAAGGAAATACAGCGGAACAAAACAGCCATGCAGTCCCAGAACCAAGAATACCAGCATCTGGTTGCCCAACTCAATGCACTTGAGCTGGGGGCCTGTCCAGACCAGCCTAGCCCTCTATCTCTGAAGACCCAGATCAGGGCCACTGTCTCTCAGCAGACAGCAGGCAAGGTCAGGCTGACATGCTCCCCTACAGATGCGACAGACACGGACTCAGACACTGGAATAAGCTCTACTCACAGTCAGGACTCGCTGTCTCCCTGTGTGGACAGGTCACCTCCACTGGACACCGACGTTTAA
- the rassf9 gene encoding ras association domain-containing protein 9 isoform X2 → MAPFGKNFLKARLKNRSKPVEETPGKELQVLVCREEKVVCGVTKHTTCADVVKALLEDHQTLPESKRLLHGEPKDFCILERWKGFERALPPLTRILRLWNAWGDERPFIQFVLMKISDFVPSSKGAKRGSKSRGVRSKRWEQGPAQYAKAVSAEKQKRMVKKAFRKLEKIQKSETSEGSGEISKLVQLIISQDQTIRQQIHQMREIDLEIEHAEEQLSNSPTPRSSITESDGGQSLSQFDNQLQEYLYTSDGLEQLELHVCRHQELIDQLSQDIDLELRNWTSDLDDLKGAAAASPELELEPNLSLSSSDLLELETLRSELESNMRAGLSLHAQTQEIEKEIQRNKTAMQSQNQEYQHLVAQLNALELGACPDQPSPLSLKTQIRATVSQQTAGKVRLTCSPTDATDTDSDTGISSTHSQDSLSPCVDRSPPLDTDV, encoded by the coding sequence GTCTAAGCCTGTGGAGGAAACACCAGGCAAGGAACTCCAGGTGCTTGTATGTCGAGAAGAAAAAGTAGTCTGTGGCGTTACCAAGCACACAACCTGCGCAGATGTAGTCAAGGCTTTATTGGAGGACCACCAGACTTTACCAGAGAGTAAAAGGCTACTACATGGGGAACCTAAAGACTTCTGCATCCTGGAACGGTGGAAGGGCTTTGAGAGAGCACTGCCACCTCTCACTCGAATTCTTCGGCTATGGAATGCTTGGGGCGATGAGAGACCTTTCATACAGTTTGTCCTCATGAAGATCAGTGATTTTGTGCCATCATCCAAAGGAGCCAAAAGAGGCTCGAAGTCTCGGGGAGTGAGGTCTAAAAGATGGGAGCAAGGACCTGCACAGTACGCCAAGGCTGTATCTGCGGAGAAGCAGAAGCGCATGGTGAAGAAGGCCTTCCGCAAATTGGAGAAGATCCAGAAATCAGAGACATCAGAGGGATCAGGAGAGATCAGTAAGCTAGTGCAGTTGATCATCTCACAGGATCAGACCATCCGGCAGCAGATTCACCAAATGCGGGAGATAGACTTGGAGATTGAACATGCAGAGGAACAGCTGAGCAACAGCCCCACACCTCGCTCCAGCATCACAGAAAGTGATGGTGGCCAGTCGTTGTCCCAATTTGACAACCAGCTTCAGGAGTACCTGTACACCAGTGATGGACTCGAGCAACTAGAACTACATGTTTGCAGGCACCAAGAACTCATTGATCAGCTCTCTCAAGATATTGACCTGGAGCTGAGGAACTGGACTTCAGATTTAGACGACTTGAAAGGAGCAGCAGCTGCAAGTCCAGAACTAGAGCTGGAACCTAACCTCTCACTGTCCTCCTCAGATCTCTTAGAGCTGGAAACTTTACGCAGTGAACTTGAGTCAAACATGAGAGCTGGGCTTTCCCTCCATGCCCAAACGCAGGAAATTGAGAAGGAAATACAGCGGAACAAAACAGCCATGCAGTCCCAGAACCAAGAATACCAGCATCTGGTTGCCCAACTCAATGCACTTGAGCTGGGGGCCTGTCCAGACCAGCCTAGCCCTCTATCTCTGAAGACCCAGATCAGGGCCACTGTCTCTCAGCAGACAGCAGGCAAGGTCAGGCTGACATGCTCCCCTACAGATGCGACAGACACGGACTCAGACACTGGAATAAGCTCTACTCACAGTCAGGACTCGCTGTCTCCCTGTGTGGACAGGTCACCTCCACTGGACACCGACGTTTAA